GGCTCACGTTAAGAGTGATGAGGTTTTGATATGCGCCAAAACTTGTGGATAACGTCGGCACAATTGTCAGGTCTGAAAGGAGGTTCTGACTAAGGTCCAAATATTCAAGTTTTTTCAACAGGAAAGTAGTTATCGGAGGAATAACAAACACTGTGCCGTTGATCACAGACACCTTGTGGAGATTCTCCAGCAGAAATCCCAACTGCGTCATGCTACTGAACTCAAAGAACCCTTGGATGTCGAGATTACGTATGTAAGCAGTATGTAAGTTTTCATAATGTGTGCATGAAGCTTTCTGCCACCACCCTTGACCAATCAAATGTACATCTTCCAAACCAATATAAGACAAAGAAGAACCATCCATAACCATCAAAAAAGAGGTCAATGCTTCATCAGTTGTGGTGCAATTTTGTAAACTCAAGCTTTTAGTCCCACCTTCTCTCACCTCTTTAAAGGATTCTGTCGAAGTGTTCGTTCTGAGTTCAACATCTCTGATAGTCAGCAGGGTTTTAGGGTGGGAGACATCTTGAAGAACCTTAGAGACTAATTCTGGATCATTCTCAAATAGACTCTGAAGGCTCAAAGAGACTAACTCGATGGGACGGGCTGCTTTTAAGCTCCCGTTCTCATATGACCTCAGGTAACTGCCAATGAATGTCATCTCATCCAGATGAGTGAGCCCATCTAAGCCATTCTTGTACACCTCTCTCAGTGAAGGACTACCGAATTGCAGTGTCCTTAGGTTAAGGAGAGACTGGAAAATGGGAGCAGGTCCCAAGGTGGTGTATGGGTTTCCTACAAGGTTCAGTTGCTGAAGAGAATTTAGCTCGTGGAACCAAGACGAAGACAGATTTTTTAGGTTGTTTAAGGACAGATCAAGAACTTCCAGCTTATGTTGAGATTTGAAAGCCTCCTTGTGTATAAACTTGAGCTTGTTCCTATGCAAGTTTAGGGTTTTCAGCTCACTATATGGGCTGAGATCGTTCATGTCAATTGACTCTATTTGATTACATGACAGATCAAGGCCAAGAGCATTCGCTGGAACTTTTGGGACCTGTTGGAGATGATCTGATGAACAGTTGCAAAAATATTGCTGATCACAACTACATGTCCTGGAGTAGTCAAAGCCTTGGgccaaaattaatataaaaagtattatgGACTCCTTTGCTTCCAAGGGTCTCATCCTGtaaaaaaagagattttaaaaaaaaaaaatcattttattcagtaaagatgcataaaattgattaaaaatcataGTACACACTCTGAAAACAAGCCATAAATATAGGGCACAATGTACAGTATTAGTATGAAGGAATTTACTGTACTGATTTTTACAGGTGTTTCACCTGTATTTACTTTTGCACTGCATGGCATGTATATTTATAGAGTTAAccaaaatgcccataaaattaATGGGTAATGTCCTggcagaattaaaaaaataataactttacaaataaatgctcttcttttcaactttctattgatcaaataatccttaaaaaaatgtatcatggcttccacaaaaaatattaagcagcacaattgttttcaacattgacattAATAAGAATAATTTCTTGAGCAACGAATCAGCATAATGGAATCATTTCTGAAATATATGACATTGGAGACTGGAGtattggctgctgaaaattcagctgtgtgtTACAGTAACACATTTAGCATACACAAAAGGAGAAACGCACAAAACAGGAGTCCTCAATTTCTGATCCAAAACGGTCAGTCAATCAATTTCGTTCTGTGACTATACCTCAATATTACACCACATTTTGTACGTACAATCGCAAGCTTACGATTGCAGTATTAAAACACGTTAACACAatgtacaaaacaaaacatgttaacaaaaacacaaagtacTACCAGTCTAGCATATTTCAAGACAGAAGTCAAATTTGATTACCTGACTGTCATTAATATGTCTGGTCCTCTTTTCTATGCAAACTGCAGTTTGGCCGTAGTCATAACaggagaaaacaaacataaatcaAACATGCAAACAGAGTGTGAGTCACAGGAGGTAGTGAAACTCAATAGCCTGATTGAAACTTACAAAATAATTTCTCTTTTATCAGGAACATAAGATTTTAGGGAACCACCTATAGAGACCAGTCTCAGAGCATGTGCACATACAGCATGCTTCATATATAGCTGTAGCTGGGTAATAAGTATTCAGACGGTCTCAAGAGACTTACACAGCTTTTATGCAAATAGTTTTTTGTAAAACTATTTCAGATACCTGTTTATTTTCACTTCACTAAACACTGCATAAGAATTAAGGATACAAAAAGAAGAAGTAGCCCTTTTTAAGCAAGGCTTGAATTTTACTATATCTCTTCGTCAATCTTGTGGTTATTGCAGGGCACACAGTGCTTTTCATCCAGCTTTAATTTAAGGCActgcaaatattttaaaaagagtaataaaagaaagagaagagCCGTGTGATGAAATATGGGATCCTCATGTTGAAAATGTTAGAGATTAATTTTGAATAGTCATATTTATGGTTTTATGTTGATTACTTGCTTTTATTAAATATCAAAAACCTTCTCTTTTTGACCTTAGCAGTTGCTCTGATGAAAACCGATCTAAAATTGCATAAGGACTCCTCCCTTGTGTCACCAGTAAAGTGACAGGTGAAAAGAGGCataaacctatatcaggcataAACAAATTTCTCAATTCACTTGGGACATATAGAGTTAATCTGCTATTTAAACTCCGGTTGATTTGAACTGTTGACAGCACAACAGTATTTCTGTGTTTGAATTTCAGACACAAATAGAGAAAAATTTATACAAGTCATGTTTAGTGTAAACATGCAGACTGAGTCAAAAAGAGAAGTGCATGCAGCATTACTAACTTAAGTTCCTATAAGCATCAAAATAGCAGAAAGCAGTATTTTGGCATAAAGTATTACTTCTaaacatgttttacactaaTGGTTCAGAAAGGAAACCTTGCAAGTATAGTTTATActaaaaataagacattttctGTGTGTatcatataatgatattctggTCTAGAAATGTCTTGGTTCATTTCTATAaagtaagtcaatgggatttgaTCTGCTATCAGGCAAAAACTAAAAGTCTGAtcacatataaaataatagcacacctctccgCAACaagaaatatgactttttatgTCTTTGTTACGTGTGTGTTAGCTAATAAGGCGCACGACAAGAGTAGAGTCCAAACAAtaatcttttaataataataatccacagACGGAACAGATGAATAGCAGGAACACGGTAAAGCATAACACAAGTTACAAACGatagcagacaaagaatgaggggagaacacaggctttaagtaATCAACGTAATCAAAGGGGAAACAAACAGGTGAGtagctaattaactaatgaggagaACTAAGGAAACTGGGTCAAGCATGTGACAGTCTTGTGTTCAAAACCCCAATCCTACTTGACcaataatcattttttaaatgtatttaaacctCTCAGAGCACCACTAATTATGTAAACATGCAATATCTGAATGGCAATGGCCATTAAGCATAATGATCATCTACCACAACACATCTTGCAGGCTACATCGCTAAAGGATAATCTGGATCTGGAAAAGAGTAGGCTAGGCAAATtgagataaaaaaacaaaaaatacattcatCGTGTACTTGAGGAAGACCAGAGGAAACTGCCTTAACATTTATGCCATTAATTACTTAACCCATTTAAGCCCACCGGCAAAGTTGCTGCAGTTTATAATTGTCTTTTTCCTTTTGTAAGTATTTTTCTAGATGTTATCCATGTTTTATGTATCAATGGCATGCAAACAAAGAACCAAATAAAGGATTtcaagaccaaaaaaaaaaaagaattaatttctttcctATCACATGAGGCTGTCAAATCCCTACTTATAGGAAGCATGGCGAAGGCAAACCCTCCGGTTGTGGCTAAGGTATACGGCTCTGACCGGAAACgaataatgaaatgtaattttctacctattagattgtgttttattaatgtccaaaacccaaccctaaacataccccttacattaatgaaaaaaatagtaggcctaattattgttgtacagtgtgacaaaaattacaCTGTATTGatgatgtgcgcatgcccagtagcgCCATACatatcccttctagccttaaccaaACCCTCCCAAAGAAGTGTAATTTTCATGTTactaaaagtattttttgttgacatatacagtatctcacagaagtgagtacacccttcacatttttgtaaatattttattatatcttttcatgtgacaacactgaagaaatgacactttgctacaatgtaaagtagtgagtgtacagcttgtataacagtgtaaatttgctgtcccctcaaaataactcaacacacagccattaatgtctaaaccgctggccacaaaagtgagtacacccctaagtgaaatgtccaaattgggcccaaagtgtcaatattttgtgtggccaccattattttccagcattgccttaaccctcttaggcatggagttcaccagagcttttTAGGGTTACATGAGGGTTTTTAGGGTTACAGAGGGTTTaagtctggagacatgcttggccagtccatcacctttaccctcagcttctttagcaaggcagtggtcatcttggaggtgtgttttggggtcgttatcatgttggaatattgccctgcggcccagtctccgaagggaggggatcatgttctgcttcagtatgtcacagtacatgttggcattcatggttccctcaatgaactgtagctccccagtgccggcagcactcatgcagccccagaccatgacactcccaccaccatgcttgactgtaggcaagacacacttgtctttgtactacTCACCTGGTTgctgccacacacgcttgacaccatctgaaccaaataagtttatcctggtctcatcagaccacaggacatggttccagtaattcatgtccttagtctgcttgtcttcagcaaactgtttgcgggctttcttgtgcatcatctttagaagaggcttccttctgggacgacagccatgcagaccaatttgatgcagtgtgcggagtatggtctgagcactgaaaGGCTGACCCTCCAcaccttcaacctctgcagcaatgctggcagcactcatacatctatttcccaaacacaacctctggatatgacgctgagcacgtgcacccAACTTCTTTGGttgaccatggcgaggcctgttctgagtggaacctgtcctatatgatcttggccaccgtgctgcagcccagtttcagggtcttggcaatcttcttatagccgacacgataacaccaaatttaacacacctgctccccattcacacctgagaccttgtaacactaacaagtcacatgacaccgaggagagaaaatggctaattgggcccaatttggacattttcacttaggggtgtactcacttttgtggccagcggtttagacattaatggctgtgtgttgagttattttgaggggacagcaaatttacactgttatacaagctgtacactcactactttacattgtagcaaagtgtcatttcttcagtgttgtcacatgaaaagatataataaaatatttacaaaaatgtgtcctgtactgtatatatgaagGAAGGTATTGGCAAAATCCCAcctgtagtaaatcactatgAGTAATTCAAGCTTTACAGTTtggcaatgttttattttaaatgttaaaattcacTTTAGTTAAAATACATTGGACGTTTTAAACCCAGTCAGTGAAATTGTCAGACGGTCCCTTACGCATCAAGGGCCGCTATAGCACGTCAAAGCTTTCTTCGGTTTAAATTTTCTGCTACAATACACTCAGgcgatttttaaataatgttttcatgtCGATATAAAGTTGTTGCATAATGTTAAAACTAATCGTGGTAGTGGTATCTTTATAGGACTGTCGAACAGTGGCACGCGAAAGCGAATGTCCGGCGAATATCGAACCTAAACCTAACTATACCGCGCTCGGTGATCGCATGTTAATGCCAAGTGTAAACGCAGCCTTTGTGATGGGCCGCTGTCCCTGCATGATGGGCCGGTGTTCTGtcgatttgtgctaccctgtcagattttgctacctcccattaaaacagtGGGTAGTACAATTCGACAATGAAAAATGCTACCTGTAAAATGATGGtttattaacgtctacacctaccacaaccctaaacctacccttgcagtaatgcaaatacagtaattatgtgttatatttgcggttgtggctagaagggatacagctacaggaaaccaacaataaataattttttctaccaattagattgtgttttattaaagtttacacctaccccaaccctaaatctacccttacagtaatgcatatacattaaatattgttgttcaaCGTGAGAAAAAGGATGCAATATTACGCAGTAAACCCTGGTAGGACATTCTGACGGGTAGGATAAAATGTCAGGACACCGGTCCTTGgcgggggggaaaaaaatgtaccGGCCCAAACGTCGGCGCACCAGGAAAATGCCCGGTATGCCAGATTATAAAGCTCCCAGTCCAGCACTGATATGAAATCACCTACTACAGTCAGTCAGACATTGAATATTATGGgcctaaattttttaaattttctttcaGGTAGgctatacctttttttttttttttttggttatataGATATACTTTTTTCTGCATtctacttatttttatttatttattttcatttaactttttgATAGCCTACACAATGCCCTGTTGGGGCAACTTAATGGCCGCACTTTGTTCTGCACTATGCTTCCACCACTTCAAGACAAATGGATTTGTTGTTGGTTGTGTTTTCATATTCAAGAGATTATAAGCTAGATGCAGCTTTTTTGGGGTCCACATCGAATGTTCTTCGacttttatacataataaaattgtttatgaATAAGGATTGATCTGTTGAAACCAGTTATTTTGAGTTAGATGACAATGTTCTCCTCCTATTCAAATTTGACATTGAAGGTATGCATACAACATATTTGCTCACCACCGCACATTCAAATAcgatttgagaaaaaaaaaaaaaaaactggggaaaataaatgcagaacatgTCACACGACTAGGCTATATGAAACCATTCAGAAAAATGTGGGAACAGATGGGTTAACTGTTACACAAATCACAGTAAGGCTGTAACCACTGCCCGCGCCTCTGATTATTACTCGCACACAGAAACTTGTCAACACTACCCCGCGACttttatagtaataaaataGTTTCCATACTGAATCGCTGCATTATATTTCTCAGCAACGACGTGTTTTTGAAGTAGGACTAAATTCACAGTTTCATCGTTTGTAGGGACAATCAGATGCAGATAATTAACACATGCacatttcctctctctctcttaaaatgggcatatttgagaaaaaaaattcgAGCAGTTTGCTTCACTGAATATAACTGTCGgtcatttaacatttctatcGTAAAACAGTTGACTAAACATTAAATGATTTGCAGCTTACATCTTACCTTGCTCTTTCAATGTTTTCAATCTTCGCGACGCGCTCAGCATCTCTGAACACTAAACCCCgcctactttgatttgattggccagTTCAATTATTTTGACATTAACGAGCGCTGTTAGCCCGCTGAGGCAGAGCAGATTGCAGATGTtacttttaaagcttttttgtcATCTTAACAAGAGCGCTGCGTAATGGAGGACAGCAGATCAGTACAAGAATTTCAAATATTGGGGGGGACTTGTCCCCTTCAGTGTCTATGATGGTTGCGGCCCTGGGCTACCCATACGTTGTGTCATTGCCACTATAACTTCCGCTGACTGACTGACCTCAGTAACCACTTACATAAATACGCTTAACCAAAAATTCAAACACGGGCTCTTTAACTAGTTTGCGTAACCACATCAAAGTCCCGCCTCCAGGCCTGCAGGTATTGGCTCAACGTCTCAGTTAGGGAGTTTTAATTGGATGCTGAGCTGACATTTAAAAATTCCGGAACTAATACCGCAGCTGTAAACAACCGCAGCGTGTCCTTTGGAGAAACGGTATGTTTTAGAGTGATTCAGTAAGTGTtgagtgtgtatatgtatatcaaGACGCACATGCTAATGTTTCCGTTGTGCTTTGTTTTGATTTGCAGCAGTACATGGTTTAAAACCGGTTTGTTTCTACAGACATGCCGACCTCCCCCGTGAAGACACGGATTCCGCTGACAAGTTTTGGTCATCTTATTAGCGAAGTCAAGGTAGACAAATACCTTATAAATCACAAAATCTCATAATAaggaaataaaaacattttgaaatacaaaaatgcCAAagtaatgtatataaataaaatataaaaatagatagCTTTTGAAGTCCCTGCCATTTGGACATACAATGCAATTGTATGTTAGGTTTATTCAGTACCATGGTATGATATTACCACCTAAAACTAttactttcttttattttaaagacgTGGTTTCATTCATAATTCcttgttattttataaaaatgtattttttatgacAGAGACAGCTCTTTGGGATTGATGCACCAACCCCAACGGAACTGACAGGATGGAGGAAACATTTTAACAGCTACACATTACAAGGACGCAGAAATGTAAGATCATTAAGGATCTGTCAGATTGTTTCATGATCAAAGACAACAGTAGCCTAGCATCCTGGCTCACGTCACCAGTATCTAAATGTGTCATTATTCCTCCCACTTATTCCCTTTTCCAGTTTGTTCTTGCCACATATGGTGTTCTTGCACTCACAGCTGCCGTCTACATGATGAGACGCAGCAGGAAGGAAGAACATGAAACAGCATCTGCCTCCTCATAAACTACAAATGGAATGTTAAAGGGGGTTAAGAATACAATAAACTATTTATGATCACTACATGAGTGGACTGTGCTTAATTAAGTTTGTGTTTCCACATGTCACTGGCCAGATGTTGCCTTTTTCTATCATGCACACagattgtcatttaaaaaaaaaaatgagagtaGCGACAGCTCTGTTCTTCTATGATATACATACAAGTGTAATACATCCAACATTTCACTCATAAGTGAATGCAGATGAAGATGAGCTTGAGGGACAATGAAGTCCTGCTTACTTCACCAAGAGAAAAGTCTGTCGCTTGTGAACAATACATCCATGCCTGGATGTATTGTTCACAATAAAACCTATAACATCCATTTGGAATATTAATAAAGTGTAGTctgcatgaaattaaaattcaatgttttataatcgcgttgttgttattttaaatcttttagGTGATTTGCCAGTAGAGTGCAGTGTAAGCTTATTGTCAAGTTCGTTTCTTGGAAGCCATTTGCTTTATCTGTTCTAAAGGCAAATTGTGTGGTTATTTTAACAGCTGTTGGTTTTAGGTTAGTGAAACTAGCAGGTCAAATAAGGATGTTCTCCtgtaaaatgaaatgttcagAAATTATTTCAGAAATAGCAGTGCTGttgtaatatgtttttttttttttttctgctttctgTTTCAGGATTATCATGTCAGTTAATTGTGATCAGGT
The genomic region above belongs to Onychostoma macrolepis isolate SWU-2019 chromosome 01, ASM1243209v1, whole genome shotgun sequence and contains:
- the tlr2 gene encoding toll-like receptor 2, producing MTVRMRPLEAKESIILFILILAQGFDYSRTCSCDQQYFCNCSSDHLQQVPKVPANALGLDLSCNQIESIDMNDLSPYSELKTLNLHRNKLKFIHKEAFKSQHKLEVLDLSLNNLKNLSSSWFHELNSLQQLNLVGNPYTTLGPAPIFQSLLNLRTLQFGSPSLREVYKNGLDGLTHLDEMTFIGSYLRSYENGSLKAARPIELVSLSLQSLFENDPELVSKVLQDVSHPKTLLTIRDVELRTNTSTESFKEVREGGTKSLSLQNCTTTDEALTSFLMVMDGSSLSYIGLEDVHLIGQGWWQKASCTHYENLHTAYIRNLDIQGFFEFSSMTQLGFLLENLHKVSVINGTVFVIPPITTFLLKKLEYLDLSQNLLSDLTIVPTLSTSFGAYQNLITLNVSQNVLKSLGLMSQLATNLKSLTYLDLSHNSFISMPEKCSWPATLRFLNLSSTKLRKMTPCLPSSLTVLDLSENDLKVFNQRFPQLVTLILTGNRFINLPQGELFPRLQMLLIQRNALRMFNRSDFKRFKNLQYLEAGDNNFVCSCEFVSFFKQDTDLFITLRDSRRNYVCDTPFTLRGDDIDSVRLSVFECYMIPAVLVLCSVIIIALGLIVITCHKLHVIWYLQMTKAWIQAKRKPAVGRLAEELRYHAFVSYSQHDAEWVEEILVPELESTHPPFALCLHKRDFQPGRWIVDNIINSIEKSHRTLFVLSEHFVTSEWCRYELDFSHFRIVDEHNDCAVLVLLEPIKKETIPKRFCKLRKIMNSRTYLEWPEEEEKRSEFWSNLRAALQRDEC
- the LOC131549266 gene encoding ATP synthase membrane subunit K, mitochondrial-like — its product is MPTSPVKTRIPLTSFGHLISEVKRQLFGIDAPTPTELTGWRKHFNSYTLQGRRNFVLATYGVLALTAAVYMMRRSRKEEHETASASS